The proteins below come from a single Gimesia alba genomic window:
- a CDS encoding GNAT family N-acetyltransferase, with amino-acid sequence MLNVIELNKTDELKDYRADWNRLLMVTPGGSFFQSPDWLEVYWRHFSEKQSLRVFVVRDADEITGILPLCVRRISTKFGPCSILTFPFDDWGSVYGPVSADPQATLTTVLDFVLQSRRDWDLIDLRCIDRDHFDSGATERAFQSLKMPFEIFPWNETMYINLDQTWDEYLAARPRKARQTYLRAERKVAEEGEIEYLRYRPRGEAHGDADPRWDLYEQCLQVAGNSWQAASTDGTTLTHEKVAGFFRDSYASAIRAGAMDLNLIYLSGKPAAFSFNYYFNGRLDGLKMGFDAQVSRKGLGRLLLGRMIHDSMDRGDLLLDMGCGAQDAKKYWYTSVEKGYRYVHYSQTSPMGQILKLSHQVAGWFRNRFSSSEKSDASDVPQRALQETHH; translated from the coding sequence ATGCTGAACGTCATCGAATTGAACAAAACAGATGAACTGAAAGACTATCGTGCCGACTGGAACCGGTTATTAATGGTGACTCCCGGGGGGAGTTTTTTTCAGTCTCCGGATTGGCTAGAGGTCTACTGGCGCCATTTTTCTGAGAAGCAGTCTCTGCGTGTCTTTGTGGTTCGCGATGCAGATGAAATTACGGGAATACTGCCATTGTGCGTGAGACGGATTTCGACAAAGTTTGGCCCATGTTCCATTCTGACGTTTCCGTTTGATGATTGGGGGAGCGTTTATGGTCCGGTTTCAGCCGATCCACAAGCCACTTTGACAACGGTCCTGGATTTCGTATTACAGTCCCGGCGTGACTGGGACCTGATCGATTTGCGGTGTATAGACCGCGACCATTTTGATAGCGGCGCAACGGAACGAGCCTTTCAGTCGCTGAAGATGCCGTTTGAAATCTTCCCCTGGAATGAGACGATGTATATCAATCTGGATCAGACGTGGGATGAGTATCTCGCGGCCCGCCCGCGCAAGGCCCGTCAGACGTACTTGCGGGCCGAGCGGAAAGTGGCAGAAGAAGGTGAGATTGAATATTTACGCTATCGTCCCCGGGGCGAGGCGCATGGTGATGCAGATCCCCGCTGGGATTTATATGAGCAGTGCCTCCAGGTTGCGGGCAACAGCTGGCAGGCTGCTTCGACAGATGGTACGACGCTGACGCATGAAAAAGTAGCTGGGTTCTTTCGAGATTCCTATGCGAGTGCCATCCGGGCGGGCGCGATGGACCTGAATTTGATCTATCTATCGGGAAAGCCGGCTGCCTTCAGCTTCAACTATTATTTCAACGGTCGCCTGGATGGTCTGAAGATGGGCTTTGACGCGCAAGTGTCGCGAAAGGGATTAGGACGTTTGTTGCTGGGCCGCATGATCCATGACAGTATGGATCGGGGCGACTTGCTGTTGGACATGGGGTGCGGTGCACAGGATGCCAAAAAGTACTGGTACACCTCCGTGGAGAAGGGCTACCGCTACGTGCATTACTCTCAAACCTCGCCGATGGGGCAGATCCTGAAGTTGAGCCATCAGGTCGCCGGCTGGTTCCGAAACCGATTCTCTTCAAGCGAGAAGAGTGATGCGAGTGATGTGCCTCAGCGCGCGTTACAAGAAACACATCATTGA
- a CDS encoding GNAT family N-acetyltransferase, which produces MLDIIEINKIKDLEPFRDDWNRLLSVTPGGSFFQSLDWLEVYWQHFSEKQYLRIFVVRDANEVTGIVPLCVRRMKTKLGSCSILTYPFDDWGSFYGPVSADPETTLKETLELIQVSQQDWDLIDLRCVDADGFDAGATERALELADCSFKKFDWDQTAYVDLNQDWDTYLAGRSGKARQTYLRAEKRVAKEGEIEFARYRPRGEQFGESDPRWDLYDICETIAQKSWQGSSTTGTTLSHEKVAQYFRDTHESAARFGAVDLNLLYLSGEPAAFNYNYVYQGRVFSLRMGFDPGVSNKGLGRLLMGRMIRNSMETGDQLLDIGPGSLDAKKYWYTSVETSYRYVHYSPVSKMAKALQVSSRIADWYRDRFMHDLENEQQDSEHSQSSVSQH; this is translated from the coding sequence ATGTTGGACATTATCGAAATAAACAAAATCAAAGATCTGGAACCATTTCGAGATGACTGGAATCGGTTATTGTCAGTCACTCCCGGGGGAAGTTTTTTTCAGTCTCTGGATTGGTTAGAAGTTTACTGGCAACATTTTTCAGAGAAACAGTACCTGCGTATCTTTGTGGTTCGGGATGCGAATGAGGTTACAGGTATTGTGCCGTTGTGTGTGAGACGCATGAAAACAAAATTAGGGTCGTGCAGCATTCTGACTTACCCGTTTGATGATTGGGGGAGTTTCTATGGTCCCGTTTCTGCCGATCCCGAGACAACTCTGAAAGAGACTTTGGAATTGATCCAGGTGTCTCAGCAAGACTGGGATCTCATCGATTTACGATGTGTGGATGCAGATGGTTTCGATGCTGGTGCTACGGAACGCGCTCTGGAGTTGGCAGACTGTTCCTTCAAAAAATTTGACTGGGATCAAACGGCCTATGTGGATCTCAACCAGGATTGGGACACTTATCTCGCTGGTCGATCGGGAAAAGCGCGTCAGACGTATCTTCGTGCCGAAAAACGGGTCGCAAAAGAAGGCGAAATTGAATTCGCGCGGTATCGGCCTCGGGGAGAACAATTTGGTGAGAGTGATCCACGCTGGGATTTGTATGACATTTGCGAAACGATCGCGCAGAAGAGTTGGCAGGGAAGTTCAACGACTGGAACCACATTATCACATGAGAAGGTCGCACAATATTTCCGCGATACTCATGAAAGCGCAGCTCGATTTGGCGCTGTCGATTTAAATTTGCTCTATTTATCAGGCGAGCCGGCCGCTTTTAATTATAACTATGTCTATCAGGGACGCGTGTTTTCGCTCCGAATGGGATTTGATCCGGGTGTTTCCAATAAAGGGTTGGGTCGATTATTAATGGGGCGAATGATTCGTAACAGTATGGAAACAGGAGATCAACTGTTAGACATCGGTCCCGGGTCTCTCGATGCCAAGAAATACTGGTATACCTCGGTGGAGACCAGTTATCGATACGTGCATTATTCACCTGTTTCTAAAATGGCAAAAGCATTGCAGGTGAGCAGTCGCATCGCAGACTGGTACCGTGATCGCTTTATGCACGATCTGGAAAACGAGCAGCAGGATTCTGAGCACTCCCAGTCATCTGTTTCTCAGCATTAG
- the msrA gene encoding peptide-methionine (S)-S-oxide reductase MsrA — protein sequence MTFSQLPLLVLVGFSLTTLLTLMSGCEKSLTPEDRPVAVADEQPQQEQTALLEQTDSKSSPAAQEETGLEVVTLGSGCFWCTEAVFRELKGVKSAVSGYSGGKVPNPTYKAVCNGTTGHAEVIQVTFDPKVIPFTDILKAFWETHDPTTLNRQGADVGTQYRSAIFYHNEKQKAEATAYKKQLDASGQFKNPIVTEITAFDKFYPAEDYHQDYFKLNPGNQYCQYVIRPKLEKFRSKFADKLKKDESTEK from the coding sequence ATGACGTTCTCTCAATTACCGCTGCTGGTTCTCGTTGGCTTTTCACTCACCACTCTGCTCACCCTGATGAGCGGCTGTGAGAAATCGCTCACACCGGAAGACCGCCCCGTGGCTGTCGCCGACGAACAGCCCCAGCAAGAGCAAACAGCCCTCCTGGAACAGACTGACTCAAAGTCCTCTCCCGCAGCCCAGGAAGAGACGGGACTCGAAGTCGTCACTCTCGGCTCAGGCTGTTTCTGGTGCACCGAAGCGGTCTTCCGCGAACTGAAAGGCGTCAAGTCGGCCGTCTCCGGTTATTCCGGCGGCAAGGTTCCCAACCCAACCTACAAAGCAGTCTGTAACGGCACCACCGGCCACGCCGAAGTCATTCAGGTCACATTCGATCCCAAAGTGATTCCCTTCACTGACATTCTGAAAGCCTTCTGGGAAACACACGACCCGACCACTTTGAATCGTCAGGGCGCTGACGTCGGCACGCAGTACCGCTCCGCAATCTTTTATCACAATGAAAAGCAGAAAGCAGAAGCAACCGCCTACAAAAAACAGCTCGACGCCTCAGGCCAGTTCAAAAACCCGATCGTCACCGAGATCACGGCCTTCGATAAATTTTATCCTGCCGAAGATTATCACCAGGACTATTTCAAACTGAATCCCGGCAACCAGTACTGCCAGTACGTCATTCGCCCCAAACTGGAAAAATTCCGCAGCAAATTCGCCGACAAACTGAAAAAGGATGAAAGCACAGAGAAATAG
- a CDS encoding glycosyltransferase, with protein sequence MNLDPNARLTVLMPVHRGRRWVDSISKTINGCPAGCRIIVSDITQLDDALDVLEQRHQGDQRVCFRRRAGVADWRLHANELLSLADTEFFSIMPQDDEIGPGYYEELIAALDATPSAGLAFGVIEKLDLKRNQQTRTPTVPIPLGMKPPWWEAIHLDRHWNLGIPYRGVVRQQFNSPLPLFSHDFADQIWVFGIALQTYLVEVPTAVYLKQYHENNTHSTWEPLVGEQRRDILLNEIETRLADQPDDRREARRKLIKIYKEPS encoded by the coding sequence ATGAATCTGGATCCCAACGCCCGACTCACTGTTCTCATGCCCGTTCACCGTGGTCGCAGATGGGTCGACAGTATTTCAAAGACGATCAACGGTTGTCCGGCTGGGTGCCGCATTATCGTCAGCGATATTACTCAGCTTGACGATGCACTGGATGTTCTGGAACAACGACATCAAGGCGATCAGCGCGTCTGTTTCCGACGCAGGGCAGGAGTGGCCGACTGGCGGCTGCATGCGAACGAATTGTTGAGCCTGGCTGACACCGAATTTTTTTCTATCATGCCGCAGGATGATGAGATTGGTCCCGGGTACTACGAAGAACTTATTGCGGCACTCGACGCGACACCTTCAGCCGGACTGGCTTTTGGCGTTATTGAAAAACTGGATCTGAAGAGAAATCAGCAGACAAGAACACCCACAGTTCCCATTCCGCTGGGCATGAAACCTCCCTGGTGGGAGGCCATTCATCTCGATCGGCACTGGAACTTAGGGATTCCCTACCGCGGGGTTGTGCGACAGCAATTCAACTCTCCTCTCCCTCTTTTCTCGCACGACTTTGCGGATCAGATCTGGGTGTTCGGAATCGCGCTGCAGACGTATCTTGTTGAAGTCCCGACCGCGGTCTACCTTAAGCAATATCATGAGAATAACACGCATTCTACCTGGGAACCGTTGGTCGGAGAGCAGCGACGCGATATATTGCTCAACGAAATCGAAACACGTCTGGCAGACCAGCCGGATGACAGGCGAGAGGCACGACGTAAATTGATCAAAATCTACAAAGAGCCGTCGTAA
- a CDS encoding GAF domain-containing protein: MTELEQKSNTAELANDMHANLFSGLMQQVTQGATLDTVLNSVYENFNSILPFNRIGCALIDESGERVVARWCRSEKKVILGKNFSAPLKGSSLQFVLEQKRPRILNNLEEYLQKHPHSVSTRLIVNEGIRSSFTFPLTVEGHGIGFLFFSSTETNAYSKAHLALFKEIAGLLSLVILIASQRKQTTTSDREYIFLLNKLVSSASPRSAHVIQLVSQLAPGLSPQHSAHYESAATLLEARDIISANDNREQEAIVEIINQIPELETVSTIIERFDNESDLLSLQIDSIQNEPLSLAANLIRTVQEYKKLEHAHSSNHLPFVHLRREPEVFAPLIVDELEQAIIASISETTQQVTIKELVDGMIFKEHVVASDGTILVSSHHIVNGHIRHRLENYGNNGMRVMEPLLVTCPASNATQNKPHGTPRDRRTLCSAAR, translated from the coding sequence ATGACTGAACTCGAACAGAAAAGTAATACCGCTGAACTTGCGAACGATATGCACGCAAACTTATTTTCCGGTTTGATGCAGCAAGTTACGCAAGGGGCAACACTGGATACCGTATTGAATTCGGTTTACGAAAATTTCAATTCGATTTTGCCATTCAATCGCATCGGATGTGCTTTGATCGACGAATCAGGAGAACGAGTCGTTGCACGCTGGTGCCGCTCCGAGAAGAAAGTGATTCTCGGCAAAAATTTCAGTGCCCCACTCAAAGGCTCTTCACTTCAATTTGTGTTGGAACAAAAACGCCCCAGAATTCTGAATAACCTGGAAGAGTACCTTCAAAAGCACCCTCACTCCGTCTCAACACGCTTGATTGTGAATGAAGGAATTCGGTCTTCATTCACATTTCCACTGACGGTCGAAGGGCACGGGATTGGGTTCCTGTTCTTTTCGAGCACCGAAACGAATGCCTATTCCAAAGCGCACCTGGCATTGTTCAAAGAAATCGCAGGTTTACTGTCGCTGGTCATTCTGATTGCCTCACAGCGCAAACAAACCACCACATCAGATCGCGAATACATCTTTTTGCTGAATAAACTGGTCAGCTCTGCCAGTCCCCGCTCAGCACATGTCATTCAGTTAGTAAGTCAGTTAGCACCAGGCCTGAGTCCCCAGCACAGCGCACACTATGAATCTGCGGCAACACTGCTTGAAGCTCGTGATATTATTTCTGCAAATGATAATCGGGAACAGGAAGCTATCGTAGAAATCATTAATCAGATCCCCGAATTGGAAACCGTTTCCACAATTATCGAGCGATTCGATAACGAGAGTGACCTTTTGTCGCTCCAGATAGACAGTATTCAAAACGAGCCGCTTTCCCTTGCCGCAAACCTGATCAGAACAGTGCAGGAATACAAAAAACTCGAACACGCCCATTCATCAAACCATTTGCCCTTCGTGCACTTGCGCAGAGAGCCGGAAGTCTTTGCCCCTTTGATTGTCGATGAACTGGAACAAGCAATCATCGCGTCGATTAGTGAAACGACCCAACAAGTTACGATTAAGGAACTGGTTGACGGCATGATATTCAAAGAGCATGTCGTTGCTTCTGATGGTACGATTCTCGTTTCTTCTCACCACATCGTGAACGGACACATCAGGCATCGCCTGGAGAATTATGGAAACAATGGTATGCGAGTCATGGAACCGTTACTGGTAACATGCCCCGCAAGCAATGCGACTCAGAATAAGCCACATGGTACGCCGCGAGACCGCCGAACACTGTGCTCTGCAGCTCGTTGA
- a CDS encoding NAD(P)/FAD-dependent oxidoreductase: protein MGKQGIVVLGAGLQGTCVALSLAHRGHAVTLIESHPAPLRAASLRNEGKIHLGFVYVLDHSGSTQRKMLEGALCFSPLLDRWCGALPWDEWRSDGFFYAVMPDSLATVDELEASYAALRLMHSEFSEHELCNPSYLGQQLTWLWRRSGNQSPFEKRLGLKGFIETQEAAIDPRHLSSRLEQHVRSHPLINLRCGVRVDGAERRQGGFRLYLDESGVGSIFDADLIANCTWSDRARIDETVGIPSDPSTICYRVKHQIMVRQGSGNRPLVPITMVQGPYGDIVPRRDGQVYISWYPECRTYFGKLPPSSSLEDPQHAHAVAERSLTALQTLLPDLCEASIVSSAAGVIVARGTTDIEDPQSTLHRRENFGVKSYDGWWTVDTGKLTNAPQLGEITGAEMSGEAR from the coding sequence ATGGGTAAACAAGGGATTGTTGTTCTAGGAGCTGGACTTCAGGGGACTTGTGTGGCCTTGTCGCTTGCACATCGGGGGCATGCGGTCACGCTGATTGAGTCTCATCCAGCACCATTGCGTGCAGCCAGTTTACGCAACGAAGGCAAGATTCATCTGGGGTTTGTGTACGTACTTGACCACAGTGGTTCCACTCAACGCAAGATGCTGGAAGGAGCCCTCTGCTTTTCACCCTTGCTTGACCGATGGTGCGGCGCGCTGCCATGGGATGAATGGCGGTCGGACGGATTTTTTTACGCCGTCATGCCAGATAGCCTGGCTACTGTTGACGAGCTGGAAGCTTCCTATGCAGCCCTACGTCTGATGCATTCAGAGTTTTCAGAACATGAACTCTGCAACCCCAGCTATCTGGGACAGCAATTGACCTGGTTGTGGAGGCGAAGCGGCAATCAGAGTCCTTTTGAAAAGAGACTTGGCTTGAAGGGGTTCATTGAAACTCAGGAAGCGGCGATCGACCCGCGTCATCTGTCGTCAAGACTTGAGCAACATGTTCGTTCCCATCCCTTGATCAATTTACGTTGCGGAGTCAGAGTTGACGGAGCGGAGCGACGTCAAGGGGGCTTCCGTTTGTATCTGGACGAGTCAGGCGTGGGAAGCATTTTCGACGCTGACCTGATTGCAAACTGCACCTGGAGTGACAGAGCGCGCATTGACGAAACAGTGGGTATTCCTTCTGATCCATCGACTATTTGCTATCGAGTCAAACATCAGATTATGGTTCGACAGGGATCGGGAAACCGTCCCCTGGTTCCCATAACGATGGTTCAGGGCCCGTATGGTGATATTGTACCTCGACGCGACGGCCAGGTTTATATCAGCTGGTATCCGGAATGCCGGACGTACTTCGGTAAACTACCTCCCAGTAGTTCGCTCGAAGATCCTCAGCATGCGCACGCGGTTGCCGAACGCTCGCTGACTGCATTGCAGACATTATTGCCCGATCTGTGTGAAGCATCGATTGTTTCATCAGCGGCGGGCGTGATCGTGGCCCGGGGAACCACTGACATCGAGGACCCACAGAGTACGCTGCATCGGCGAGAAAATTTTGGTGTGAAGTCGTACGATGGCTGGTGGACGGTCGATACCGGCAAGCTCACCAATGCACCACAACTGGGAGAAATTACCGGTGCAGAAATGAGCGGAGAAGCCAGATGA
- a CDS encoding MAC/perforin domain-containing protein, with protein sequence MTPLHFAGKDSFVFESVPLDTVGTIEFILKFRSSPTPNSNQNELDKESHPASSQTKTGGETDIYDRFYLLTNASTEETRFALFVGKDFKTIGIANDAQEASLPVAKLNDGRQHHLVFVSHNELTEVFLDSVYQGYLLLGYGPQLNMPYRLGSWDGETGNFIGDMIALRIWDRALTKSEFSSLDSTYSLPASNHSAFSSLVSCSDFMNQQFNILNLRPTLKLSQMHGIPEGDPFSWIIPHQYEITKIRPVPINAKTSQGSYPAFSEIQIEFRGPERVLMTLSEYTKLQAFDNQTTYLSALRRAILHDLNRAQDNLDKSIKNEDLWKQYLTHREQQPAQKAKYTLKILGKEHHLNLSETEGDSVQPERIPAQLPQQPVGRTLKQLIVNNPIVERKRIQPEGMIPEPQDKKENKKYFEQTTYLPRKRVVGLAGTYRNEISSMRVLSNQELSKTYHAPTDGTHPSFDVQPFVARIPENSKFVGFVGFKTGQIRSIALAYIDPPEPDSSIPKWNENIDLYPQSIDHGRFVLRAMKEPVRDDEGVLLLANQGDQRAKNLIDPRDGRLHVHSNYTTYPVCQIRETIDGSLIVSFDEPDKRVKVRSMLLTKTSKNGMLYTGMHPQGTNNEYAVAMLDNGGLTFSKRSTDQSPWVFLASYEPVKQYDDSGTPENKLPWGDTFSSDQRPVLGEFNAMGYHIGKMDPRNYQISTGTTRRLFQWPTDESTEYQTTSAGKMIPHGYYFRNDREGIEKGRSSEITTRRTHQEAWNINLGLDIGVPEMASSSMKGSYHHELQTVFSSEVGYSVSIATETKYAIVLDRSRVQLDPQFRSDVNRLANLMIAGYDIPNSEFDRFINLYGTHYPYAVSYGGMAYQEMDYTKKEKEEIINQGFDISQTASVTIEDVTAGRTIGGGYTWGNGTGSIRQKKREFVKTIGGEIAKGGGWSLPDHDEVPVLLDLQPIEELFSPIFFEKKVVWTKLREKIADRAKFPNQYEARIVKVENLANKPFELHFPVFSNPYYSKEGANGPPSMSILLGDLKETPQVSYALGNKEVLIPAYKENLRDASRMIFTVPQHETSPPQFGKIVINLTDFLGKDKVGTFKINSTTSGEIVKEGEIAELNQVLVNWNTNTPTKGEILIGKPTDLENSLLLRIHFVVQRSSLFY encoded by the coding sequence TTGACACCACTTCACTTCGCCGGAAAAGATTCTTTTGTCTTTGAGTCCGTCCCACTCGATACGGTAGGAACGATTGAATTCATTTTAAAATTCCGTTCCTCGCCTACACCAAACAGTAACCAGAATGAGTTAGATAAAGAGAGCCATCCTGCATCATCCCAGACAAAAACAGGTGGTGAGACTGACATCTATGATCGCTTCTACTTACTGACGAATGCCAGTACCGAAGAGACTCGCTTCGCGCTGTTTGTGGGAAAAGATTTCAAGACCATAGGTATTGCTAACGATGCTCAGGAGGCCTCTCTACCTGTGGCTAAATTGAATGATGGCCGACAACATCATCTGGTGTTTGTATCCCACAATGAATTAACCGAAGTCTTTCTCGATAGCGTGTATCAAGGTTATCTGTTGTTGGGATATGGTCCGCAACTCAATATGCCTTATCGTCTTGGTTCCTGGGATGGCGAAACAGGTAATTTCATTGGCGACATGATTGCCTTAAGAATTTGGGACCGAGCATTGACAAAGTCTGAATTCAGTAGTTTGGATTCAACGTATAGCCTGCCTGCCAGTAATCATTCTGCTTTTAGCAGCTTAGTCTCTTGTTCTGATTTCATGAACCAACAGTTCAATATCCTGAATCTACGACCGACGCTTAAACTAAGCCAAATGCACGGCATCCCTGAAGGAGATCCATTTAGTTGGATTATTCCCCATCAATATGAGATTACCAAGATACGCCCCGTGCCAATAAACGCAAAAACGAGTCAGGGTAGTTATCCTGCATTTTCAGAAATCCAGATTGAATTCAGGGGGCCAGAACGTGTCCTCATGACTTTATCTGAGTACACGAAATTACAGGCCTTTGATAACCAGACGACCTACCTCAGTGCATTGCGTAGAGCCATATTGCATGATTTGAACAGAGCTCAGGACAATCTTGATAAGTCCATCAAGAATGAAGATCTATGGAAACAGTATCTAACGCATCGCGAACAACAGCCTGCACAAAAAGCCAAATACACACTTAAAATCCTTGGAAAAGAACACCATCTAAATTTATCTGAAACTGAAGGTGACTCCGTTCAACCAGAAAGAATCCCTGCACAGTTGCCTCAGCAACCTGTGGGTCGAACTCTTAAACAGTTGATTGTAAATAACCCAATCGTGGAACGTAAACGCATTCAACCTGAAGGGATGATCCCCGAACCTCAAGACAAGAAAGAAAATAAAAAATATTTTGAACAAACAACTTACCTTCCGAGAAAACGCGTTGTTGGTCTTGCAGGAACATATCGCAATGAAATATCCAGCATGCGGGTACTATCCAATCAGGAATTGTCAAAGACCTATCATGCCCCAACAGACGGAACACATCCAAGCTTTGATGTTCAACCTTTCGTTGCCCGTATCCCTGAAAACAGTAAATTTGTTGGCTTTGTTGGATTTAAGACCGGACAAATCAGGTCCATTGCCCTGGCTTATATCGATCCTCCTGAGCCTGACTCTTCGATCCCCAAATGGAATGAAAACATCGACTTGTACCCACAATCGATCGACCACGGTCGATTTGTTCTTCGAGCCATGAAGGAACCGGTGCGCGATGATGAAGGTGTTTTACTACTTGCGAACCAGGGAGATCAAAGAGCAAAAAATCTAATTGACCCGCGAGATGGACGTCTACATGTCCACTCCAATTATACAACCTATCCTGTCTGTCAGATTCGTGAAACAATTGACGGTTCACTCATTGTCAGTTTTGACGAACCGGATAAACGCGTCAAAGTCCGCTCCATGTTACTCACGAAAACCAGCAAGAATGGAATGCTCTACACAGGCATGCATCCACAGGGAACAAACAATGAGTATGCCGTGGCAATGCTTGATAATGGAGGCCTGACTTTTTCCAAGAGGTCTACCGATCAATCACCGTGGGTCTTTCTTGCTTCTTATGAACCGGTCAAGCAGTACGACGATAGTGGAACACCTGAAAATAAATTGCCTTGGGGAGATACCTTCAGTTCCGATCAACGCCCCGTATTGGGCGAATTCAACGCTATGGGTTATCACATTGGAAAGATGGATCCGCGAAATTATCAAATTTCAACAGGAACCACACGTCGACTCTTTCAATGGCCAACTGATGAGAGTACTGAGTATCAGACAACCAGCGCGGGCAAAATGATTCCACACGGTTATTATTTCCGCAATGACCGCGAAGGAATTGAAAAAGGTCGTTCATCTGAAATCACTACACGAAGAACACATCAGGAAGCATGGAACATTAACCTGGGATTGGACATTGGAGTTCCTGAAATGGCTTCATCCAGTATGAAAGGTAGCTATCACCACGAACTCCAAACCGTGTTTTCTTCTGAAGTGGGGTATTCAGTCAGTATCGCAACTGAAACAAAATACGCCATCGTGTTAGACCGCTCTCGCGTTCAACTTGATCCTCAGTTTCGATCTGACGTAAACCGCTTAGCCAATCTTATGATTGCTGGATATGACATCCCAAATTCGGAGTTTGACCGCTTTATCAATTTGTATGGAACGCATTATCCATATGCGGTTTCCTACGGTGGCATGGCATATCAGGAAATGGATTATACAAAGAAAGAAAAAGAAGAGATTATTAACCAAGGTTTTGATATCAGCCAGACGGCATCCGTCACTATTGAAGATGTTACGGCGGGAAGAACTATTGGAGGTGGGTATACATGGGGAAATGGTACCGGCAGTATCCGTCAGAAAAAACGCGAATTTGTGAAAACAATCGGTGGAGAAATTGCTAAAGGAGGTGGCTGGTCATTACCCGATCATGATGAAGTCCCAGTTCTGCTCGATTTACAACCCATCGAAGAACTGTTCAGTCCCATTTTTTTTGAAAAGAAAGTGGTTTGGACAAAGCTTCGTGAAAAAATTGCCGATCGTGCCAAGTTTCCAAATCAATACGAAGCTAGAATTGTCAAAGTCGAGAATCTTGCTAATAAACCATTTGAACTTCATTTCCCTGTATTTAGTAACCCCTACTATTCTAAGGAAGGTGCCAATGGCCCTCCTTCAATGTCAATCTTGCTGGGTGATCTAAAAGAAACACCACAGGTCTCATATGCTCTGGGGAACAAAGAAGTTCTGATTCCTGCCTATAAAGAGAATCTTCGAGATGCTTCACGGATGATATTTACGGTTCCTCAACATGAAACGTCACCACCACAATTTGGAAAGATCGTAATCAATTTGACCGATTTTTTAGGCAAAGATAAAGTCGGTACTTTCAAGATTAACTCAACAACCAGTGGCGAAATCGTTAAAGAGGGTGAAATCGCTGAATTGAATCAAGTACTCGTAAACTGGAATACGAACACACCGACTAAAGGCGAAATTTTAATCGGTAAGCCAACAGATTTAGAGAATTCGTTATTGCTTAGAATTCATTTCGTTGTTCAAAGATCATCATTGTTCTACTAA